The genomic segment TGCAAGCCGGACATCATTTTGACGGACGTTCGGATGCCCGTCATGGACGGGCTCGAATTCGCGCGTAAAGCCAAGCAGCTGGACAAACACGTCAAGATCGTGTTCCTGAGCGGACACGACGAATTTCAATATATCAAAGCCGCGCTCTCCGTCGAGGCGGTCGGCTATCTGCTCAAGCCGGTCGATCACGAGGAGCTGGCAGCCGTTATGCAGCGGGTCATTCGCAAATGCGAGGAAGACAAGCAGCTGCTCGGCTCCGCCGAAGGGCTGAAGGAGCGGCTCGTCCGCTCGCTGGCGTTCGAGACGGATTTGGACAGCCGCAGGGAGTGGGTTCGGAAAATCGAAAGGCTGCCCCGCCCGCTGCCGCTGTCCGGACACTACAAAGTCGCATACGCAAGCATCCGGACGAGCTCGCCGGGCGCCAGGTCCGCCGAGCTGTTCGCGGACGTTCAGCGCTCCCTCGAGCGGCGGGGCGAGCATCATTACGCCTGGTACCTGGACGAGGAGCGGTTCTGCGCGATTTACTATACGCAGCCGGCAGCGGAGTCCGACGTGCCTGACGAGGCGGAGTCGTTCTGGCGGGCGCTGAGCGGCGAGTTTCAAGTCCGGGGCGCCGCCCTCTCCGTCGGACTTTCCGCAGAAGGCCGGCTCCTCGTCGACCTGCACGACCGCTTCGAGGAAGCCAGGTTTGCCCACGGGTCGCGTTTTTACGATGGGTGCTCTGCCGTGCATGCGTATGCCCCCTTTAAATCTCCGGCGGCACCGACGGTCGATCCGGCCGCCGCAGCCGCTGGCATCGGTTTGGCGATCTCCCATGCGCGGCTTGACGATATCGACCGGCAGGTCGCCGGCTTCCTGGCGCCGTATGCGGCGAACCGGACGCCCAGGGAAACGATCGTCTCCGATACGGCGCATTTGCTGTCGGATCTCGAGCGGCAGTATGCGCCACTGCTGGAGGCGATCGAAGGCGCCCGCGAACGGCAGGAAGCGAATTGGAAATTAATGATGGAGCCGGATTCGCTGGCAGAACTGCGCGCCCATCTCTGCGCCTGGTGCCGGGCAATCGCCGGCATGATCGAAGCGCGAGAGCAGGACAAGCACCTGCCGATCGTGCAGCGCGTTATGGAAACGATCGATGCGCGTTACAGCCAACCGCTTACCGTCGAACAGCTGGCTGCGGAGGTTTACCTTTCCCCCAACTACATTCGTACATTGTTCAAGGAGAAATCCGGGGAGACGATACTGGAGTATTTGACAAAAGTAAGGATCAGGCGCGCGGCCGAGCTGCTAAAGGACAGATCGCTGAGAGTGCACGAGATCTCCAAGGCGGTCGGCTACGAGAACGTATCGTATTTTTGCGCGCTGTTCCAGAAGCACCGAGGCGTGACCCCTAACGATTACCGCAAAAAACTGCTATAGGAAAGGATCCTCATGCGCAGATTCCTGAGCCATAACTTGACGTCCCCGTTTCTGAATCTGAGCATGCGGGGCAAGCTGTTCTCGCTGTTCCTGCTCGTCGCCTTCGTTCCGCTGCTGTCGTTCGTCTTCTATTCCTACCATACGGTCAAAAACCAGCTGATCCGGCAGACGTTCGCAAGCGCCGCGCTCATGACGTCCCAGATCAACAGCAATCTGCAGAACAAGCTGGACAATTACAACAAAATATCCGCGTCCCTCTACCTGGACGAGACGCTGCAGGATTATCTGGTCAAGTCGTACCGGGACAACGCCGACTTCCTCGACGCCTACCGCTATATCGACAACGTCATGAACAACGTGCTCACGACCAATCCGGAAGTGTTCGGCATCGCGATTTACACGACCAACGCCTCCATGCACATCGACGATACGTTCATCAAACCGCTGACCGACGTCATCGAACGGAAGCCCTGGTTCCACAAGGTGCAAAACACGTACGGCAACGTCATCTTCACCATTACGCCCGCGCAGCCTGCCGACCCGCCGCGCAAGGCGACGCCGCCGATGTTCACGCTCGTCCGTTATTTGAACTACAACAGCCTGAACTTTCCCT from the Cohnella hashimotonis genome contains:
- a CDS encoding response regulator, giving the protein MYRILLVDDEKLELEAIAQYVRWEDMGIAVADTAKNGREALQKMSLCKPDIILTDVRMPVMDGLEFARKAKQLDKHVKIVFLSGHDEFQYIKAALSVEAVGYLLKPVDHEELAAVMQRVIRKCEEDKQLLGSAEGLKERLVRSLAFETDLDSRREWVRKIERLPRPLPLSGHYKVAYASIRTSSPGARSAELFADVQRSLERRGEHHYAWYLDEERFCAIYYTQPAAESDVPDEAESFWRALSGEFQVRGAALSVGLSAEGRLLVDLHDRFEEARFAHGSRFYDGCSAVHAYAPFKSPAAPTVDPAAAAAGIGLAISHARLDDIDRQVAGFLAPYAANRTPRETIVSDTAHLLSDLERQYAPLLEAIEGARERQEANWKLMMEPDSLAELRAHLCAWCRAIAGMIEAREQDKHLPIVQRVMETIDARYSQPLTVEQLAAEVYLSPNYIRTLFKEKSGETILEYLTKVRIRRAAELLKDRSLRVHEISKAVGYENVSYFCALFQKHRGVTPNDYRKKLL